From the Bacteroidia bacterium genome, the window CTTTTGTACTCGGAAGGCCTACGACATTGCAAGTTTTTCAAGGGAACATCAATTCACAGCCGCGGCGCGCCCCGTGCTGAGCCAGGCCAACGCACGGCGTTCTAACAGGCTTTTGTGCAAGGGCTTACTCAGTTATAAAAATCATTGTTCCATTATTTAATCTTTCTTCAAAAAGAAAATTCAATTTATTTCAAATGCCTGAAATACAACGACTTAAATACTAGTTAGATGGAAATTGTCAATAGAAATTTTAAACTACGTTTCGAGACAAGTGATAGGATGGCTTTCAAGTAATTTTTACCTAGAGAACATTATGTAATATCAATTTATATATTAGTTTTCTTATGTAAAATTGTTATAACATAATGAATCCTCGGCACTAACTAACACTAGCTCGGGATTAACCCCAATCATCCCACATCCCATCGCGCTTGTCATTTGTTCACTTCGTTTCAAATGACAATTTTGTGATAAATGGCTTTAAATAAAGTCTGAGGGTTGGATAGGATTATACAACAATGTTGTTTGGGAAAAGCCCAAAACCATTTTGATAATCACCTTTTCACAACCTGAAATCCCTATCCTTATTATTTTTAAAAGCATCCTAACGATTTCCAAAACAGATTTGGGTTGAATTGAAATGGTCATAATACGGGCCGAGCCAATCCATTTGAAGTAATAAACATTCGGTTGGGGAATAAGCAATAGATAGGGAAGAAAATACCTTGGAGTGAATGGTATCTTTGTCGGTTGTGAATCCATGAAAAAAGCAAAAAAGCAAGAGGAAACCTTTTTGATAAACCGGGAAATATCCTGGTTATCGTTTAATGAACGAGTATTACAAGAGGCTGAAAATCCTCGGGTGCCTTTAATTGAGCGAATTCGCTTTTTGGGAATTTATTCCAATAACCGGGATGAGTTTTTTAGGGTTAGGGTGGCCAATTTAAGGCGAATGATGCAGGTTGGAAAGAAGGCCGAGAGCATCACTTTTGGCAATCCGGAACAGATTTTAGAACGAATACAGCAAATGGTATTGGTGCAGCAGCGCAAGAGCGATGTTATTTACCAACAACTGGTTTCGGAGCTGGCCAAGAATGAAATCTTTATCATCAATGAAACCAATTTGAATGAGCAACAGCGTATTCAGGTAAAGACTTATTTTCAAAACCAAGTGCGTCCGGTATTGGTACCCATTATGTTGGATACTGCGCCCGGATCGCCGTATTTACGGGACAAATCGATTTTTTTGTTTGTGAGGATGAGTAGGATTGAAGGGGACAAAAAAGCGATGCATGCTTTAATTGAAATACCATCCAAAGTTTTGTCGAGGTTTGTTTTATTGCCTTGCAAAGAAAACAGGAAGTATATCATTTTGTTGGATGATGTAATCCGATTCTGCCTGGATGAAATATTTGCCTTGTTCAATTACGATAAGTTTGAGGCTTATACCATTAAACTGACCCGGGATGCAGAGATGGAGGTAGATGTAGATATGTCGAAAAGCATTGTGGAAACCATGTCGAACAGCCTGAAAGACCGTAAAAAAGGGATTCCGGTAAGGTTTGTTTACGACAGCAATATGCCCAGGGAAATGGTTAAATACCTGACCAAGCGCTTGCAAATACCATCCAGCAGTGCCCTGATTCCGGGTGGCAGGTACCATAATTTCAAAGATTTAATGGATTTTCCGGATGTTGGATCTCCGGAAATGAAATATACCAAATTACCCACCTTGTCGCATCCGGCATTACTAAACCAGGTGAGTATGTTTGAGGCCCTGAAAAAGCGGGATGTTTTGCTTTCATACCCGTATCAATCTTTTCAACATTTGGTAGATGTTTTGCGGGAAGCGGCCATTGACCCCAAAGTGACAGAAATTAAAATTACCTTGTACAGGGTGGCCAGGAACTCCAACATTGTGAATTCCTTAATAAACGCCATTCGAAACGGGAAACACGTTACCGTTGTAGTGGAATTACAAGCCCGGTTTGATGAGGAAAACAACCTATACTGGGCACAATTGCTGCAAGAAGAAGGTGCCAAGGTGATTTTTGGTGTTCCGGGACTAAAGGTTCATGCCAAAATTTTCCTCATAACCCGTATCGAAGGCAAGAAGGAAGTGCTGTATGCCCGAATTGGTACCGGGAATTTCAACGAAAGCACTTCCAAAGTTTATACCGACCACAGCCTGTTTACCTGCGATAGCCGATTAACCAATGAGGTTAGCAAAGTATTTACCTTTTTTGAAAACAACTACAAATCCGGGCATTACGAACACCTGTTGGTTTCGCCATTCTATATGCGCGAAAAGCTATTAGCCCTGGTGGATCAGGAAATTTCCAATGCCAAAGAAGGAAAAGTTGCCGGAATTTGGTTAAAAGTGAACAACCTGGTTGACCTTGAATTCATTCATAAACTTTACCAGGCCAGCCAGGCCGGTGTAAAGGTTAAACTAATCATTCGAGGCATGTGTTCCATTATGTGCGGAGTGCCCGGAGTAAGTGAAAACATTGAAGGAATAAGCATTGTAGATCGGTTTTTAGAACATAGTCGCTTGTTCATTTTTTCCAACAACGACCAACCCCGGTTTTACATTAGCAGTGCCGATTTAATGAACAGAAACCTCGATGGAAGAGCCGAGGTTGCTTGTCCTATTTACGACGAAGAAGTAAAACGAGAACTTTGGGATACCTTTCAGATTTCTTGGAACGACAATGTAAAAGCAAGAATTTTAGATCCCGACCTTTCCAATCAATTTAAAGAACGGTCTGCAGAGGAAGAAGAAATCCGCTCCCAGGAAAAAATTTACGAATACTTTTACAAACTAAAAATTTCAGACCAATAAGTCAATATTACCCTTCTAAATTTATGAAAAAGCTTGTTTTTACCCTGCTGATACTTTTCCCATTTTTAAGTTCAAAAGCGCAAATCGGTCATGATTTAACCATATTCTCCGGCGATGGAATGAAGTTTACAGTCATCATCAATGGAATGAAAATGAATGAACAGCCCCAAACCAATGTATTTATTGAAAACCTAAACAACGATTGGGTAAAGGCAAAAATTTTCTTTGAAGATACCAACCTGGAGCCAATTGAACGTAACATTTTACAAATCAAAAGTGCGGCCAATAGCGGAAACTATCCCGAAGCAGTGGTGTATGAAATTCGCACCAACAAGAAAGGGCAACCCGTTTTGAGATGGTCTAGTGCGGCTCCCAAAAAAATTCAGCAGCAAGTAATAATTCAACAAGCTCCTGCTCCTGCCCCACCTCAACCCGGAATTCAAATCAATGTTCCAGGTGTTCAAATGCAGATCAATACTCCACAGTAAGCCTTTCCAACTCTTCAAATTTGGAAACCGGCCATTGTGGAAAAAAACTCATTCTTTCCCTTTTCTGAGTTAGCATACTTCTTTCATTCGCTATAGCTTTGCCGCTGATAATCTGATATGTCTGAACTTAGCTTGTATGATCGTTACCGTAAGCAATTAGCCAAAATTGCTGATGTAAGTTATTCTGTTTCGGTTTTAAATTGGGACCTGGAAGTTTGTATGCCCGAAAAAGGAAGCAATCGCCGTGGACAACAAATGGCGGCTTTGTCCGGAATAAGTCATGAACTGTTTATTGATCCGGAATTTGGAAATTTATTGCAAAAACTCTCCGAAGATAAATCCCTGAGCTGGAAGGAATACCGCAATGTGAAGTTAAGCCTGAAGGATTACGAAAAGAAAAAGAAATTTCCTTCTGAATTTGTCGAAGAACTTTCCCTGGCAACCTCCGACGGCTTTGTGAAATGGCAACAAGCCAAACAACACAATCGTTTCGAAATATTTGCTCCGGCACTCGAAAAAATTATTGAACTTAAACGCAAGGAAGCTGAGCTTAGTGGTTATACCATGCATCCTTACGATGCCTTACTGGACTCCTATGAACCGGGTTGCAAAACCAAGGATTTAGAGAATATTTTCTGGGATGTAAAAACCCGCCTGGTGCCTTTCATTAAACAAGTTTTTAATCGCCCTCAAAACCCCGATTCCTTCATGTTTCAGGACTTTGACCGGGGGGCACAATGGGATTTCGGAATTGAATTATTACGTAAAATTGGTTACGATTTTGAAGCAGGCAGGCAGGACATTTCCACCCATCCTTTTACCATCAACTTTGGCTCCAACGATGTTAGGGTAACCACCCGCATCAATACCAACGACCTCAATGAAATGATTTGGAGTACCATTCACGAAGGTGGACACGCTT encodes:
- the ppk1 gene encoding polyphosphate kinase 1, coding for MKKAKKQEETFLINREISWLSFNERVLQEAENPRVPLIERIRFLGIYSNNRDEFFRVRVANLRRMMQVGKKAESITFGNPEQILERIQQMVLVQQRKSDVIYQQLVSELAKNEIFIINETNLNEQQRIQVKTYFQNQVRPVLVPIMLDTAPGSPYLRDKSIFLFVRMSRIEGDKKAMHALIEIPSKVLSRFVLLPCKENRKYIILLDDVIRFCLDEIFALFNYDKFEAYTIKLTRDAEMEVDVDMSKSIVETMSNSLKDRKKGIPVRFVYDSNMPREMVKYLTKRLQIPSSSALIPGGRYHNFKDLMDFPDVGSPEMKYTKLPTLSHPALLNQVSMFEALKKRDVLLSYPYQSFQHLVDVLREAAIDPKVTEIKITLYRVARNSNIVNSLINAIRNGKHVTVVVELQARFDEENNLYWAQLLQEEGAKVIFGVPGLKVHAKIFLITRIEGKKEVLYARIGTGNFNESTSKVYTDHSLFTCDSRLTNEVSKVFTFFENNYKSGHYEHLLVSPFYMREKLLALVDQEISNAKEGKVAGIWLKVNNLVDLEFIHKLYQASQAGVKVKLIIRGMCSIMCGVPGVSENIEGISIVDRFLEHSRLFIFSNNDQPRFYISSADLMNRNLDGRAEVACPIYDEEVKRELWDTFQISWNDNVKARILDPDLSNQFKERSAEEEEIRSQEKIYEYFYKLKISDQ
- a CDS encoding carboxypeptidase M32; the encoded protein is MSELSLYDRYRKQLAKIADVSYSVSVLNWDLEVCMPEKGSNRRGQQMAALSGISHELFIDPEFGNLLQKLSEDKSLSWKEYRNVKLSLKDYEKKKKFPSEFVEELSLATSDGFVKWQQAKQHNRFEIFAPALEKIIELKRKEAELSGYTMHPYDALLDSYEPGCKTKDLENIFWDVKTRLVPFIKQVFNRPQNPDSFMFQDFDRGAQWDFGIELLRKIGYDFEAGRQDISTHPFTINFGSNDVRVTTRINTNDLNEMIWSTIHEGGHALYEQGIPDDEYGLPSGESISLGIHESQSRLWENNVGRSLAFWKANFPELQQLFPQQLSNVGVQDFYKAMNIVKPSLIRTNADELTYHFHILIRFELEKMMLEKSVSVNDLPKLWNQKYKEYLDLDVPNDAQGILQDIHWSHGSMGYFPTYSIGSFYAAQFFAKAKKDIPELAHHIGEDEMKKLLQWLRDNIHTHGRTYNSEETCVRVTGEGLNFNHFMEYARTKYKDIYSF